Within Bactrocera oleae isolate idBacOlea1 chromosome 6, idBacOlea1, whole genome shotgun sequence, the genomic segment GAAAATAAGAGTTTAGACTtttctaaattgaaaataatagttGGTTTAGTTGTGTAATAGCAGTTTTTGGAAAATTCATAGAATCGTTGAGCCGAAAGAACCTAGGGTATATTTCTGCATCGGAAAAGACGAAGTTTTcacttttgtattttaatagaaaaacaaGAGTTTAGGGTTTTCTAAATCGAAAAAGCTTTATCTTGTTGTGTAATActatctttttaaaaaattcatcgAATTGACTAACCTGAAGAATCAAGTGTTTTAGACATTTCTAAATTCGGAAAAGGCGaagttttcaactttttatttttatactcgttTCTTCATGAATGTAACTAATCGTCGCACTTAGGAAAACAAGTTATagatatattgatatatttgtTTGGAAAGGAGTAATGAGGACTACTTATTGTGGTGCTTCCTAAATGTTTCATAGGTAAACATTTTTCCATCAAAATTGTGTTAATTTGAATTCAAAGTTTGCTATAAAATTCTATGAAAAATACAAGTAAACGTTCAATATGCGATTTTAAAAGCCGAAATAGAAAATTTGAGTCtattttgtaacaattttctCGAATCAATGACGCCTGTTAAAGAGCTTttcgatatttaaaaatttacgttcaatttattcaaaattaataaaaatgttcagtttgtatacgGAAAAAATGTTCATCGAAATGACAAACGCTAATTGGAGGCATATTTAGAGATTCGAAACTACATTTTTATCAATTTGTATACGCAAAAACTTTCATCGAAACGAGAAACATGTATTATGTTCTTGAAAATCACGACAAATTACATCCAATCGACGAACAATAATTGTAAGCATATTTCGACATACAAAGCTTATAAGTACTACTCAAACAAGTGCTGCTTTTGataatttccaaatattttgtgCGTAATCATTTTGCTAACAGCGCTAACCATTCAAAgccttatattataatatactgATAGTTGTGTGCTTTTGTTTtaagtacaataatttttttcccgctttcaattttttgttatcCATTTAATTTCAACTAAAAAGAGAAAAGTGTGGCAACTACTTTCTATGTCTGTGTGCAATGAAACTGTAGAAGTCTCcaaaagtcaaaataaaaatataacaaataataaattgctaCCAAAATGTAAAGCAAGTCGAGTGCAACAGCATCCGCAAATTCTTACAAGCCAAAAtgctataaattttttaaaatttagtattagtaatattatttaaaataaatctaaTGTCTAGAAATTAGTTTATCCagttgatttgttgttgtttttttcgattaattatgcgttaaattttgattttgcggTGCGTTGTCGGTTCGTTTGGTTTATGAATAAAAAACGATGCtccaaaatgtcaaaaaatgaGAGCAGGCGCATGTGACGGCAGCTGGTTGTTTAAGACGTTTTGGCGAGATGAAGTCGACGTgttattcaaatatatgtatgtatatcttttttttagaataaaattcGCGCAACAATTTCGGTTGCTGGACTTGTGCTCTCGCCACTTTTGCTGGCCTAAGAGCTAAGTATTCCATGATTTATGAGTGACTGGCGATGGAGTGCGCGCTGGCCAGAGAATATGTTAGTAGTACCAGCAGCGGCGGCAGCAGTTGTGCACATTTCTTTAAGCGTCTGCATTACCCCCAGGAGTcaattatcatttttttttatttttttttagttttcgatttttttgacAGGACAAATGGGCGCACACACGTACGAACAAGTAATTTGACAAATGTAATGGAAGAAGAAAAAAGACAGTAGACAATGACAGTATGCGTAAAAcacttgtttgtatgtatgtatgtatttttttaaattttaattttttgtttgtttacataataAATGCACGTAGCTTTTTTGCGTAAATTGTTAGCAGTTTGCAGCGATATTTTTGTGCGTAAGCGTTTAGAGACCACAGCGTAAGAGTTTCAGCCGTTACCAAAGGATAGTTTGCGAGAGTAGAAGAGCAGCAGAGCAGTTACAAATCAGTGTTTTTAGGCAGAGAACATAGAGAGCGTGCAATGTAGCGAGTGCCAGGCGTGCTAGGATATGCTGCACGAAGCTTGTGTTATGCCGCTAggtactacatatacatatttacaagtgCATTTATAAATGACTTCATTAGCAGGCTTTTTAGGCGTTTGCGCAGACCATTCTTGTttgattaataattattttgaatagaTGTATACATAGGTGGCTGCCGTTACTCAGCTGACACAGAACAGTAAATATGAGAATACGTCATATACAAAAATGTGATACACAATTATTCtaacttatttaataaaaacaaaaaaaaaaacaacaacaaatagcacCTCAAAGTAAACATTTACAAACAGTAGCGAAATTAGTtggttttttattactttagaaaactatttgtataacaatgaaaaaaaaatattgatgcaAGTGAAGAGCCacctatttatatattaatttacagtaaatttattattttaatatacaaatttagtagtttaatataaatttaacccACCCTATAATGCAAAAAATTGaagttatatacatttttatacaaatatatatatatatttttttaaggattAAAAAAGTGCCATcgccatttaatttttataaaaaattatttaaaaaccgtATTAGTTAACTTGGTGACATGTATAAAATGTGTAATTGGGTTTAAAAAGCCTCGTGGACATATTTATGTGAAAATAATGCTCGCAGAAGTGATGCCAAATTGATTAAACACAACACACATTACACAGCTTTtgttgtgcaaaattttcaagtgcttaaaatgtattaaatgcgCCACAAAGAtgagtttttaatgcatttacaatatatttgaaCCAAAAAATGGAGAAAACTGAAATTATAGTGTCagtattttctacaaaaaaaaaaaaaaaaaaaattaactaaggAAGTTctatgttcgggtgtaaccgaacattttatactctcgctacttgcaaggatcaaagccgggaaattacttcaggtgttggcaacattttacaagtatattaaaggaatccgattcaattcatttttgacacaaaacatactattagCGGGAGTTTCATGTattattcagtacctaggggcttgaacagttttggttcgatttagacaagttttagtcacaaggtggcacactttaaacatattattcacgcaaagttttacaccgatataatcattgttgcttgatttgaatactggaaagtgaaaaaatcagatggaatttcaaATGATGTtgtcggttcctataaagtcatctcataccatcccagagataaaatttaatgtatctggcgtgtttagtgcttggtttatcgcgcttttaatatttttcaacagtACCGTTTAATGgcgagtgggcggggttgtcacccatttgcacactgtcgatagaagtgctaaaaacatttgttctcagtgaattttattattatagctttagcagtttaggagataagcACATTAATTCTAAtaggaggcgggaccacgcccactttttaaaaaaaatttatgtgcagacgcccctccctaatttgatcctgtataccaaataacagtcttgtatcttattgcggagcttagttatggcaatttatttgtttttgattaatggcgttttgtgggcgtggcagtggtccgattacgcccatctgcaataccaaccatcttacctagaaacatgtgtatcaagtttcataaagatatcttaatttttactcaagttacagcttgcacggacggacagacagacggacggacagacggacagacagtcacccggatttcaactcgtctcttcatcctggtcatttatatgtatataactctatatctaactcgattagttttaggtgatacaaacaaccgttaggtgaacaaaactctgtagcaacaggttgcaagagtataaagaaaacaagaaaagatCGTGAGCtttagttgcaccgaagcttgaATATCccttacatataaaaaagtttcaatacaaatatatgtttttgattgttcagtttgtatggtagctatatgctatagtgatccgatctaaaaaaaaaaaaaattatttgaagacTAGCGTTACCTAGGATTATATTCTATGCGAAATTTCctaaagatatcttgtaaaataaaaaagctttccatagaaaaacttgattttaatcgttcaatttgtatggctatATATGCTGTAATTGTGGGAGAAACcgacttgtgcaaaatttcagagcgatatctcaaaaactgtgggacaaacagacatggctaaatcaagcGCATTAGAACGCGCAACTACTTCTACTCGTCTCATTCGATACACTTAatacctaaaataaatattactattcTATTATTAAACCAAAACACCAAACAGAGAAATCTGTAAGCCGCAGTTGTAGTATTTAATCTAAAATAATATTGCTGAGATATcagaatttgtaaataatttgtcAAAATAATTGCGAAAGAAATCTGAAACTtcgtggaaaaaaattaaatagcacgttcaattttatattttgttgccTACTTTTCAGCGCGCCCTCTAATAAAACGAGAAATTACTTCTTAACCTATTTTTCCGTAAAAAAAACGTACTGAACTCTAACCGATGTTAGggaatatgaaattttaatgacacatgcaattaaattaaaatgaaatagtCCAAAGTACcacaaaaacatataattacttaaatatgaataaatagaTAACTAGATTTAAATGTATCTCTATATTATTCTGTTAGAAAACGTAGCAAATGCAATTTCTTTGGTGAAAGTTAAACGCGAATATTGACTCCATGATAGGAAAATTGGTgtttatacaacaaaaatattatttgaaaaatattacagtTAGAAAGCTgactttttgagaaaaaaaaatatcaaaaacaaatttaagtattaatgaaagagataataaaattaaaagcaccACAACAACGAAAGCATTGAAATCTGActgaagaattaaattattgaaacgATAATTCAATACCAGTgtgtaaaaatagtaaaaaaaaaaataaatttgaaaagtaaaaaaaaaaaattaaaagtatggCAACACTACTTACCCTAGCGCTCTCCTTCAAATCTTGCATCGATGGATCGTGTATGGGCTTGCCTGAGGCCAATTTGGTGGCATTAATCAGATCACCCAAGGCAGAGGCGACATCCTTAACGGCATTGATAACCATAACTTGCGAATCCGGCTGAGTAGAGCCTAGACTACAAGCGCCACGCTTAACAGCTTCCGAAAGTTGTACTACAGAGAGCAAATAGCAATGAATTTaactagaaaataatatttttaaagccaCACTTACGTATAGTTGAGACGGCGTTCTGTGCAGCGTTCGCCAATTCCTCTTGTGTGCCCGCAGCGCCGGTGACCAGTACTTTTGTGTCCTCGACCAAAGCCTTGGCGGTTTGTAGTATATGTTCGCGATGATCGGCAAATGAGCCGTCACCGTCCGAATGCAAAGTGCCTGCAGTGGCAAACATGATGGTGGTGTCAAGATCGCCAATAATGCCAGATACAGTGTGTGCAGCATTAATGCAGGCCTGCGTCCCACGTGAACCAGCCTGTAGCGCAGCCAGAACCTGAGCCACTTTTTCGGATACGTCACGCGCATTGCGTGCGATTTCACCCTGGCTCGACGCGTCGTTGGGACGCGCGCCAGTTGCGCCTGATTGTATCATGGAGCTCACCGAGCGACCCAAATCTACTACACTCGAACGTATGCGCATAGCTACATCCGGTGTGGATGTTGTTGTGGATGCACCCACCGAATCTTGCGTCAACTGCGTATAGtgctgtgtcattgctaaggcGAGTTGTGGCAACAGCTGCGGTTCGATGGTCGCCTTAGCGTTCATCTCATTCGCGAGACGTGCGATTTCCTTCGCCGATTGCACCATGCGTGTTTGATAGTCAACGAATGAGTCGGAGTAGGAGGCATTAAGCAACGATTGACGTTTGTCTGTCAAGCGTGTAATGGCACGATTCACTTGCTCCATGAGGCCGGTTACGACACCCATTTCCGCGTTGATCTTTTCAACCGTTTCCGTTAGCTCTTGTATCGCTTGACGCGTGTAATCGATCGATTCATCcaggtgtgtgtgtgcatgtgtggaGCGTGGATTGCCAGCCGAGTCCTTGGCGGCTTGCACTAGCGTTACAGCGCTCTCCACCACCGATTTCGTTTGGTTGATCAAGCTCATTTGTTGGTTGGTGTGCACGATGTGCGTACAAGCGCCGATGGCGCCATTCACCATGGGCACAATGTAGCGTGAAATCTCGCCGACGGCGTGTCCCAATTGCTCGGCATTGTTCTTGCCCGCCATGCGTATTGGTTCAAGCTTGTCAATTAACTCAGCTGCGGAATTCAATGTTTGACCACTGAAACCATGTAGATTATTATCACGGCGCTGACTCAAACCCTGTGCGCTCACAGCCATGGCACAGCTATCCAACTCACGTGTGCACGTATTCAGCGTATGCAACACCTGTTCGCATTGTGCTTGACCCGGCGCTTTCTCGCGTATGTTGTCCACTAAGCGTTTCACGGATTCGGAGACGGGCGCTGAGGCATTGGAAAGTTGCTGCCATACTGGTGGATCATCCGGTGAGAGCGCCAATGATTTGGCGGCCTTCACCATTTCGATGACACCGTCGATAACACCGCGTCCAGCATTGATTACTGGTTCTTGCGCCTTACGACCTTCCGCGGAGATTTTTGCTGGTACCGAAATAAATTCTGGACTGGAAGCATATTGACGTACCGCTTTGACAGACTCCAATAGCGGTTCTACGAGGCGTGCGCGCGTTGGTGTGGATGGCTCGTCCTCAATACTCTTTATCTCCTGTACCAAGTTTGAGGTGGCTGTGGCAACTTGTTTGGCCAATACAATGAATTCATTCTTCGCCACAGGATTGTTGGTGTTCATGCTGGCTTGTCGGCATATGGAGCACAAATAACTGGTATGTTTGGCGATTACCGTTAGCGCCGATATTTTTTGCTGCTTCGTGGCCTTGGCGCTACTCACAATCTCGCAATGCTGACGTATGCCTTGATATGCCCAGCTCAGTTGAGCCTGATCAATGATACCCGGACGCCCGGCGACGCTGCTCGGATGCGATACTCCTATCAAGTAAGCTGCCTGTGCAGATGACTCGATCAAGCTGTGTATGGACTCTCCCACGGTATTTACCGATTGCCCAAATCCAACGTGATTCGATTGTTTGGCATTGTTAATCATCTCGGAAATGGCGTAGCCCAAATTGCGCGACTTACCAGTCGCATTCTCGACGCATTCGAAGTAGCCTTGTTCGTTGATGTGCTCATGTGGATAGTCGAGCATTACGCGCAGTCCTTCAATGTTACGTATGGCATTGTCGCATTCCTTTTGTCCTGGCGCGGATTGTATGCTGGCGTCGACGAGTTTGTTTATACTTTCGATGACACTGCGAGCTGCGGCATGCAGCAAATTCTTGGCATTCGGTTGACCTGGATCGGCGGCAATAGACTTGGCGGCGGATAGTAATGAACACGATTGTGTTGAGACATTGCGCAAACGGTCAATCATTTCCGAACGTACGAGCTCATCGGACGTTTGACCGACCATCTCCATGGAAACAGCGAGTAGATCGCGATAGTTGGTGGCAAAGTTTTGGCTAGTATCGGCTAATTGCGCGGGACTATCATACGCCTGCACAATTTGACCGCTAGCCGCGCTGAGACCCTCGGCGACTTGCTTCAACTCCGACTGCAATGTGTTGTAGTTACGTTCAGACGGTGGAAATTCATTCATCGAGAGTATTTCACTTAATTCGCTCACATTACGCAAAGCGATATCCACTTCACGCTGACCAGGTATGCAATCGACGGTCTTCGAAAGCGCAGCGGTCACATCACGTCCAGCCTTTGTTAGCGCATCCGTGTTGCCAACATTTTGCAGCGTGCGTTGTGCTTCTTCGATAAGGCGCGCCGAGTGTAATACCACATCATCGGCGCAATCTATGACAACCGGATTCTTTGTTGTGGCCGCGACGCCATGTACACTCTTGGTAAAATCACCGAGCGCTAAGGCAGTATCACGTCCGGCCACACCCGCGTAACGACGTTGTTCTTGTATAACCGATGAGAGTAACTGTCGGAGCGCAAGACCCACATTTTTGGCGGATATGCGCAACTGTTGTGCTGTGTTTTCGACCGTCTCGCCTGGCAATGGACGAATGCTGCCCGATTGCGCAGCCTTACGCGTGTCGTCCAACACATTGTGCAGGTTGCGCACTGCCTCCAAAGCAGATTCCAACTCTTGTCCGCCGCAAGCTTCACGTGCGCGCTGGGCGGCCGAATTCAATTCGGACACGGTTTGGCCCAGATAAAGTGCGCTCTTCGAGAGCTGTGTTGCTGAGGGTATGTCTGTAACGGTGGGTTGTAGCGCGCGTGCGGAACGCGATACCTGTATGGCTGGCTCGATAAATTGCTCAGCGGCTTCGATTAGATTGAGCTGTGCATTGGGATCATCAGGATTGGAACGTGTAGTCTTCACCGAGGTCACCAGACGTGGTATGGTGTCCGCCGCGCGTTTGCAGTCTTGTAACAATTGCTCTTTAGTTTGATGGTCATCACTATGCTGTACGGCATTCTGCGCCGCCGAAATGCATTGTGTAGCGGCGGAGGCAGCCTGTTTGGAGCAGTATTCGAGACGATGGATTAGATTACGTTTCATGGCCGGCGTATTGGCAGTGGTGGTGGTAATTTCACGCAACTCCTCAGCTGCACGACGCAAAGCATTTTGATTTTCGGCGTTTTGCGGATTACCCGAGCAGAGGCGCGCTGCTTCGACGAGTTTTGCTGTAGCGTCAGCCAATTGCTTGGCAGCCGAAAGCAAACGACGTTGCATATCTTCATCCTTTTGTTGATCCGCCTCGCCTTTGATGCTTTGTATCAATTGAGCGGTGGCTTGTCCGAGAGTTTTGGCATGGCGTACCATTTCCTGTGGATCGTTGGAAGCTACCAATATGTCCGTGCCGATAATCACATTCTCCACCGGACTCATCTCTTGACTGGTGCGACTAGCATATTCGCGCGAACTCAACTTGACATGATCCAACATATCACTCAAACTCTTCGACACATCACGTGCAGCGGCGAGCAGATCATTCTTCAGTTTCGGATCGTTGGTGGCATCATTGCACACCTCACACAAATTATTAACAGCACGCGCTACATTACGCGCCGCCGCCTCCAATTGTTCACGACAAGCGGCGTTATGCAACGTTGGCGCAACAACCTTAGCGCAAGCTACGAGCTGACTAGTCGCCAAGGCGCATTGACTAGCCGCGCCAATAACGCGATTGCGTGACTCCTCATCCTCACAGCTGGCAGCAATCGCCTTAGCGCGCAACATCAAAGCGGCGGTGGTATTCGCAACGGCCTTGGCCAAAGTCAAAAGCAGATCATGCAAATCACTATTTTCAGGCGTTTCCTCTTCAGCAATGGTGCTGAGCACATGCGTCGTAGCTTCACCCACACGACTAGCGGCATTAATGAGATTCTGGGAAGGTTCTTTGCTCTCCGGCTCGGCGGCCTTTAACAAATCGCTGAACGCATTGCATAAATTACGCGCGGCATCCAACAAACGATCACCATTGTTGCTATCCTCCATGAGCGCGGCGATTAGACGCACCTCCTTCGTTACTTCTGGTATGGTTTGTGTTATTTGTGAAACCGACGCGGAGATAGCCTCCGTATCGACCTCATCAAACTGTGAGGCGGTTATAATTTGTGCAGTAGCTGCATTCATGGTGGCCACATGACTGGTCACCGCCTGTTTCGAAGTGTCCAAAGTGTTCTCACGCCATTCGATCGAACGCAAATCGGTGCCGAGCTCCTGTATTGGCGCCTAAAAGTAGCAAACGGGATTTTGGTGTGTACTAGTTGTTGGGGCGTACGTTTTTTAAGCGCTTTACTGTTACATACCTTCGTTCTAAGCTCTTCATCAGCGCGCAGCAAGACATCTTGACCCGCCGAGATGTAGCCGAGTAGCGCGCGTTGCGGTTCGGTTAGGTTCACAGTGCTTATGCGCACCTCCTTCGTCTATAAagatagttttttatttgtagaaTGTGTCAGTTAGAAAAATATGttagcaaaatttatataattttacacttgtTAACCTACTTTATGCATATTTTCGCATTGACCTTTTGTGTGTATGCAgcatgaattgaatgaatgaatttaaattagaattttattgTTGCTAATTTAGGTtatgtttctatatatgtatatacgagtatacgagAGGCATACACAAAGCTCATGGCAAAAGAGAATAAAATgacaatgcaaaataaaaaaaaataaaaaaatgtaaataattatgtattttaaagaaaatttatttgcactCACCGTTGGCGGT encodes:
- the rhea gene encoding talin-1 isoform X1 — translated: MSTLSLRIQLEGGRVTKTIQFHPNTTVFDACKIIRDKFAEAVQGQPSEYGLFISDEQHQQGVWLEAGRTLGYYILHNQDTLEYRRKLRTLRVRMLDGAVKTILVDDSQPVSQLMVVICTKIGITNHEEYGLVREDNEAQNESLPDNKFGTLTLRRKFTEKDRDAKMESLRRKLKTDDEINWVDVGKTLREQGIDESETVLLRRRFFFSDQNIDSRDPVQLNLLYVQARDAILDGTHPVTQDKACEFAGIQVHIQFGPHNEAKHKPGFLDLKDFLPQSYVRVKNIEKKIFAEHKKHVALTEIDAKVLYTKTARELPTYGVTFFLVKEKMNGRNKLVPRLLGVTKDSVLRLDERTKEILVSWPLTTVRRWGASPNTFTLDFGDYANQYYSVQTTEAEQIVQLIAGYIDIILKKKQTKDHFGIEGDEGSTMVEESVAPSKATFLQHETNKIGKINTESLAHPEILRASDGERKYTQGEIQSVQYGAYVGQVNHAHQPPTTKEVRISTVNLTEPQRALLGYISAGQDVLLRADEELRTKAPIQELGTDLRSIEWRENTLDTSKQAVTSHVATMNAATAQIITASQFDEVDTEAISASVSQITQTIPEVTKEVRLIAALMEDSNNGDRLLDAARNLCNAFSDLLKAAEPESKEPSQNLINAASRVGEATTHVLSTIAEEETPENSDLHDLLLTLAKAVANTTAALMLRAKAIAASCEDEESRNRVIGAASQCALATSQLVACAKVVAPTLHNAACREQLEAAARNVARAVNNLCEVCNDATNDPKLKNDLLAAARDVSKSLSDMLDHVKLSSREYASRTSQEMSPVENVIIGTDILVASNDPQEMVRHAKTLGQATAQLIQSIKGEADQQKDEDMQRRLLSAAKQLADATAKLVEAARLCSGNPQNAENQNALRRAAEELREITTTTANTPAMKRNLIHRLEYCSKQAASAATQCISAAQNAVQHSDDHQTKEQLLQDCKRAADTIPRLVTSVKTTRSNPDDPNAQLNLIEAAEQFIEPAIQVSRSARALQPTVTDIPSATQLSKSALYLGQTVSELNSAAQRAREACGGQELESALEAVRNLHNVLDDTRKAAQSGSIRPLPGETVENTAQQLRISAKNVGLALRQLLSSVIQEQRRYAGVAGRDTALALGDFTKSVHGVAATTKNPVVIDCADDVVLHSARLIEEAQRTLQNVGNTDALTKAGRDVTAALSKTVDCIPGQREVDIALRNVSELSEILSMNEFPPSERNYNTLQSELKQVAEGLSAASGQIVQAYDSPAQLADTSQNFATNYRDLLAVSMEMVGQTSDELVRSEMIDRLRNVSTQSCSLLSAAKSIAADPGQPNAKNLLHAAARSVIESINKLVDASIQSAPGQKECDNAIRNIEGLRVMLDYPHEHINEQGYFECVENATGKSRNLGYAISEMINNAKQSNHVGFGQSVNTVGESIHSLIESSAQAAYLIGVSHPSSVAGRPGIIDQAQLSWAYQGIRQHCEIVSSAKATKQQKISALTVIAKHTSYLCSICRQASMNTNNPVAKNEFIVLAKQVATATSNLVQEIKSIEDEPSTPTRARLVEPLLESVKAVRQYASSPEFISVPAKISAEGRKAQEPVINAGRGVIDGVIEMVKAAKSLALSPDDPPVWQQLSNASAPVSESVKRLVDNIREKAPGQAQCEQVLHTLNTCTRELDSCAMAVSAQGLSQRRDNNLHGFSGQTLNSAAELIDKLEPIRMAGKNNAEQLGHAVGEISRYIVPMVNGAIGACTHIVHTNQQMSLINQTKSVVESAVTLVQAAKDSAGNPRSTHAHTHLDESIDYTRQAIQELTETVEKINAEMGVVTGLMEQVNRAITRLTDKRQSLLNASYSDSFVDYQTRMVQSAKEIARLANEMNAKATIEPQLLPQLALAMTQHYTQLTQDSVGASTTTSTPDVAMRIRSSVVDLGRSVSSMIQSGATGARPNDASSQGEIARNARDVSEKVAQVLAALQAGSRGTQACINAAHTVSGIIGDLDTTIMFATAGTLHSDGDGSFADHREHILQTAKALVEDTKVLVTGAAGTQEELANAAQNAVSTILQLSEAVKRGACSLGSTQPDSQVMVINAVKDVASALGDLINATKLASGKPIHDPSMQDLKESARVMVLNVSSLLKTVKAVEDEHTRGTRAMESTVEAISQEIRAIHSPPPPSSAHCVPEDLIRVTKNVTLATAKAVAAGASNLQTDIVAAANLGRRAISEMLLICRSVAWNCAETEDLRQRTLEAGASVGESYRELLNGILHNCSADDRVHLSRRVAKSVTDLVAMARLLKGSDWIDPEDPTVIAENELLGAAASIDAAAKKLASLRPRRQPDVKIELDENMKFDEMILEAAKGIMAASSALVRAANAAQRELIDQGKVARRPLTSSDDGQWSEGLISAARLVAAATHSLVEAAQNLVRGVGTEEMLISTAKQVAASTAQLLIACKVKSNPTSEAGRRLQAAGNQVIKSTENLVRAAQQGLEDEEEKTLKINTSMVDGMAQEINARSDVLRKEKELEEARQNFYKIRHALAMQKKAQGFATDESDSEYLHSTYGTLQKSQNNTLNRSAGYPSDVPTSPSYYSQQQLQQQAKHHYNYATHPQHFHHPAAVSPPPPPMNYQYASAGDLNGGIELPPPPPPLSTTLYNMQAATAAGNGGSTFRPNPKLTANAVPRPYLGSPTAGGAGGSLLATNSGVSGAKLTQSPTSKANVSNYNQQQQQKSFENITTATTTIAGNAAHQPQLPQQKSSPAVNHKLEACVQDLHDKTFGQGGVVQITGAGAYPGQNYEGYTSRYETRNFEKSNETVEKPLDSNFSQLTLSTDGGKVSIIDQGSERLTSMTQRVMERKTFSTTTETRSEKKTESHSFRME